The following nucleotide sequence is from Nitrospira sp..
TTTCCCCTCGATCCCGCGCGCGCCGAAGCCGCCGGGAATGAGAATGCCGTCGCACTCCCGCAAAATGCGCTCGGTGCCCTGCCGTTCGACGTCTTCAGATTCGATCCAGGCGATATTCACACGCGTCTCATGATCGATGCCGCCATGGACGAGCGCTTCGGCCAGGCTCTTGTAACACTCCTTCAGTCCCGCATACTTGCCGACCAGCGCGATCGACACCTCGTGTTTGGGGTGCTTGATCTTCTGGACCATGGCATCCCACTCGCGCAGGTTCGGGGGCCCGGTTTCGAGCTTCAGCTGGCGCACGATCAACTCGTCCAGCCCTTCTTTCCGGAACACGATCGGAACTTCGTAGATCGTCTCGACATCCTTCGCCGTGATGACCGCATCTTTCTCGACGTTGCAGAACATGGCGATTTTGGCCTTGAGTTCCGGCGGCAGATACCGGTCGGTCCGGCACAGGAGGATGTTCGGCTGGATACCGATCTCGCGCAATTTGTTGACGGAATGTTGCGTCGGCTTGGTCTTCAGTTCTCCGGCTGCGCCGATGTAGGGCACCAATGTCAAGTGTACGTAGAGCACGTTGTCCCGCCCGACATCGTATGGAATCTGTCGAATCGCTTCGAGAAAGGGCAAACTTTCAATGTCGCCGACGGTGCCGCCGATCTCGACGATCGTGACGTCCATGCCCTGCGAAGTCCGCATGATGCATTGCTTGATTTCATCGGTGACGTGCGGCACCACTTGCACGGTGCCGCCCAGATAGTCGCCGCGCCGCTCCTTGGTAATGACGGAGTGGTAAATGCGGCCAGTCGTGTAATTGTTTTCGCGGGAGAGAGTCAGCGAAGTGTAACGCTCATAATGACCGAGGTCCAGGTCGGTCTCCGCCCCGTCTTCCGTGACATAGACCTCGCCGTGCTGGTAGGGGTTCATCGTGCCCGGATCGACATTGATGTAAGGGTCAAGCTTCAAGAACGTGATTTTCAGCCCGCGGCTTTCCAATAAATTACCGATGGAAGCCGAGGCCAAGCCCTTTCCGAGCGACGACACGACTCCTCCGGTAACAAAGATCAACTTGCTCATCGTGACACCTTCTTGTAAGTGCGTACCGTCTTCATTGCGGAACGACTCCCGCAACGCCGGCACGACTGCGAAGTTGTTCCAGCGCACCCGGGACATCGGACGGGCTGTCGATGCGCAGAGATGCGTGGCTGGTTTCCCACACGCGAATGCGAATCCCGTGCTCCAGCGCGCGCAATTGCTCAAGTTTCTCCGCGTCTTCCAGCACGCCGGTCGGGAGCGAAGCCAGGCGCAGCAACGTGTCTCTCGTATAGATGTAGAGGCCGAGGTGGATGAAGTGCAGCCCCGGCGCCGCCGCGTGCCGCGGATCATCCCGCACGAGCGGGATCGGGGCACGAGAAAAATACAGCGCATAGCCTTCCTGATCGGTGGTCACCTTGACCACACCGGGGTTGTGCAGGTCTTCGTCGGAGTCGATCCGCCGTTTCAGCGTACCCATCAAGGCCTCACTCGCCAGGAAGGGCTCGACCAAGTCGGTAATCAGATCGGGGTGGAGGAGAATCTCGTCGCCCTGTAGGTCGATGAAACAGTCGCCTCCCCTGGCGGCGGCGACCGCGGCGACGCGATCGGTCCCGGTACGGTAGGGTTCCGTCATCATGATGACACGACCGCCAAACCCCTCGACCGCTGTTTTGATCCGTTCGTCATCCGTGGCGACCAGGACGTCCGACACAGCCCGGCAGGCCTGAGCCTGCTCATAGACATGTTGAATCATCGGCTTGCCGAGCAAATCCACCAGGGGTTTGCCGGGAAAGCGGGAAGAGCCGTATCGTGCCGGGATTACCAGCGTGACGGAGCGGCCCATGTCAGGCCTGTCCCAAGGCATCGATCAATTGCGGGGCGGTCACTGTGGCGGTCCCGACCATGCCCACGACGACGCCAGCGGCTTGGTTGGCCAAGATGGCGGCATCGCGTATGGGGGCTCCCGTCGAGAGGGCGAGCGCCAGGGTCCCCACCACGGTGTCCCCCGCGCCGGTGACGTCAAACACCTGTCGCGCACGCGTCGGGATGTGCCACTGGTCGCCGTGCCCTTGGTAAAGACTCATGCCGCGCTCCCCGCGCGTCACCAGCACGGCGTCGCAGCCCAGCCGCTGATGCAGGATCGTCCCGGCTTGATTGATCGCCTGGTCGTCTTCGCCGTGCACGCCTGTGGCTTGGGTGGCTTCCAGATGATTCGGGGTGACCACCGTCACCCCCTTGTAAAAGCTGAAATGCTCGACCTTGGGGTCCACGACGATGGGAATTTTGCGCTGACGGGCCAACCGAGTCAACTCCGCCATCAGCGATGTGGTGACCACACCCTTGGCGTAGTCGGACACCACCAGGCAGGAGAGCTCTTTGAGTCGGGACTCGACATACCGAAGGATGCGTCGCTGAAGCGTCTTCGACAGTTCGTTGCGACGTTCGATATCATAGCGGACGATCTGTTGGTTGTGGGCCACGACGCGGGTTTTGCGGGTCGTCGGGCGATCCTGATCGATCACGACCCCGCCGCGATGTTGCCGGCGCCCGCCCAACTCCTTCAGCAGGAGCCGTCCGCTCTCATCAGCTCCGATCACTCCGCAGAGGTCAGCCTGTCCGCCGAGCGCGAGAATGTTGTTGAAGACATTGGCCGCTCCACCCAATTTGAGCGACTCGGATTCCACATGCACGACAGGAACCGGTGCTTCGGGAGAAATCCGGCTTACCCGGCCCCACACATAATGGTCGAGGATCAAGTCCCCGATTACGAGCACGCTGGCTCCTGGAAAGCGACGCACGCAGGCCGCCAACGCGTCCTGGTCGAACCCAGGCCTGCTCGGCTGGGCCGGACTCGGTGTCGCGCGCCCTACCGAATGGCTTTTCCGAATCGTTCCCATCGTACCCATTCGGTCCACGATCCCTGGCCGCTCCACGACCAATAGATGCGAAACGCCTTTCCCCGTACCTTTTCCGTCCGTACGTAGCCCCAGAATCTGCTGTCGAGGCTTTGGTCTCGATTGTCTCCCATCACGAAGTAGGCATCCTCCGGGACCGTCACGGGGCCGAAATTGTCGCGCGGATTGATGTGGCCGTCGATGACGCCCGGATCGATGCGCTGGGTGAAGCCGCGATCCTCGTAGGGTATGCCGTTGACGTGCACGACTTTGTTGCGGATCTGGATGGTGTCGCCGGGCAGTCCGATGACGCGTTTGATGAAGTCTTTATCCTCATCTTCGGGAAACCGAAACACGATGATGTCCCCGCGTTGGATCGAGCCGAAGGGAATCACCGTCCGCGACGAGTAACAGGTGATCGGAGGGAAGCCCGGTTGAAATTTGCAGTCCGTCGGCCACTGGAGTCCGTAGGAGAGTTTGCTGACCAAGATGTGGTCCCCGACCAGCAGGGTGGGGATCATCGAGCCGGACGGAATCTTGAACGCCTGCACGACGAACACGCGGATGGCAAAAGCCAACAACATGGCGATGATGATCGCTTCCGCATACTCCCGGACGACGGATTTGTGGGAGGAATGGGCCATGGAGGCGGCGCTTCCGATCGGCGCCTCGGGTACGGTCCGCTCTGCCGGAGCTGGTGGTGCGACCGGACCGCTCGTAGCGGGAGCATCATCGGGACGCGGCTGATTGGGCTCCACGTTCATTCTTCCGATACCTTGAGAATCGCGAGGAATGCCTCCTGCGGGACCTCGACCCTGCCTACCGCCTTCATGCGTTTTTTGCCTTCCTTCTGCTTCTCCCACAGCTTGCGTTTGCGGGAAATGTCGCCGCCGTAGCACTTGGCCGTCACGTTCTTCTTGATGGCGCCGATGGTTTCCCGCGCGATGATCTTGTTGCCGATGGCTGCCTGGATGGCGATTTCGAACATCTGCTTGGGAATCAGCTCTTTCATTTTTTCGGCCAGTTGGCGACCGCGTTGGTAGGCGCGATCCTTATGTGTGATGAATGACAGGGCATCGACCGGTTCCCCGTTCAGCAAGATATCGAGTCGTACGAGGTCCGATTCTCGATAACCCAGCAGTTCATAGTCGAGGGACGCATACCCTTGGGTCTTGGATTTGAGTTTGTCGTAGAAATCCAGGATGACTTCGTTGAGCGGAAGTTCATAGGTGATCATCACCCTGGTCGGATCCAAAAAATGGATGCTGCGCTGGATGCCGCGGCGTTCTTGGCACAATTGTAAGAGCGTGCCGACATACCGTTCCGGCGAGATCAGCGTGGCTACGATAAAAGGCTCTTCGAACGAGGCAATCGAACCGGGATCCGGCAACTCGGCGGGATTGTCGATCTCCAATACATCGCCCTTCGTCGTCAGGACCCGGTAAATGACCGTCGGTGCCGTCGTGATCAGGGTGAGCCCGTATTCCCGCTCCAGCCGCTCCTGAATAATTTCCATATGCAGGAGCCCGAGGAATCCGCAACGGAATCCGAACCCGAGGGCGAGCGAGGTCTCCGGTTCGTAGATGAAGGACGAATCGTTCAGGCGCAATTTCAGCAGGGCGTCGCGGAGGTCCTCGTACTTGGCCGTGTCGGTTGAATAGAGTCCGCAGAACACCAGGGGTTTGACTTCCTTGTACCCGGGAAACGGCTGGTCTGTCGGTCGCGCGGCATCGGTCAGGGTATCGCCGATCTTCACGTCGGCCACTTCCTTCATGTTGGCGCAGAGGTATCCGACCTCTCCGGTCAGGAGTTGCGTCCCCTTGGTGCGCTTCGGGGTGAACTGCCCGACCTCCGTCACCTCGAACAACCGGTCGTTCGACATCACTTTGATTTTCATGCCAGGCCTGACCGATCCATCGACGATCCGGGTCAATACGATCACACCCTGGTAGTTGTCGAACCAGGAATCGAAGATCAAGGCCTTCAGCGGCGCATTGGGATTGCCCGAGGGCGGAGGAATTCGTGTGACGATGGCCTCGAGGACCTCGGGCACCCCGCGTCCTTCCTTGGCGCTGACCAGCATGGCGTCGCTGGCATCCAGGGTGAGCACTTCGGAAATCTGGTGCTTCGTGCCTTCGACGTCCGCGCTGGCCAAATCGATCTTGTTGATGACCGGAATGATGGTGTGATGATTGCCCATGGCCAGATTGACGTTGGCGATGGTCTGGGCTTGCACGCCTTGGGTCGCATCGACGAGCAACAGCGAACCTTCGCACGCGGCGAGGCTCCGCGAGACTTCATAGGTGAAGTCGACGTGGCCGGGCGTATCGATCAGGTGCAACAGGTACGTCTTGCCGTCGCGCGCCTTGTACCGGATGGCCACGGCATGGGCCTTGATCGTGATGCCGCGCTCACGCTCGAGGTCCATCGCGTCGAGGATCTGTTCTTTGAACTCTCGGGCAGTGATGGCGCCCGTGGCTTCTAGGAACCGGTCAGCGAGGGTCGATTTGCCGTGATCGATATGGGCGATGATCGAGAAATTTCGGATGAGACTTTGCAAATCCTGGCTCATGTCCCCAAAAATCGGTTCATTATAGTGGCCGCTTCCGAGGTTGTCAAAGCAATCGCCCACCGATATAATCCGCGCGCCGCGCG
It contains:
- the lepA gene encoding elongation factor 4, with protein sequence MSQDLQSLIRNFSIIAHIDHGKSTLADRFLEATGAITAREFKEQILDAMDLERERGITIKAHAVAIRYKARDGKTYLLHLIDTPGHVDFTYEVSRSLAACEGSLLLVDATQGVQAQTIANVNLAMGNHHTIIPVINKIDLASADVEGTKHQISEVLTLDASDAMLVSAKEGRGVPEVLEAIVTRIPPPSGNPNAPLKALIFDSWFDNYQGVIVLTRIVDGSVRPGMKIKVMSNDRLFEVTEVGQFTPKRTKGTQLLTGEVGYLCANMKEVADVKIGDTLTDAARPTDQPFPGYKEVKPLVFCGLYSTDTAKYEDLRDALLKLRLNDSSFIYEPETSLALGFGFRCGFLGLLHMEIIQERLEREYGLTLITTAPTVIYRVLTTKGDVLEIDNPAELPDPGSIASFEEPFIVATLISPERYVGTLLQLCQERRGIQRSIHFLDPTRVMITYELPLNEVILDFYDKLKSKTQGYASLDYELLGYRESDLVRLDILLNGEPVDALSFITHKDRAYQRGRQLAEKMKELIPKQMFEIAIQAAIGNKIIARETIGAIKKNVTAKCYGGDISRKRKLWEKQKEGKKRMKAVGRVEVPQEAFLAILKVSEE
- the lepB gene encoding signal peptidase I, yielding MNVEPNQPRPDDAPATSGPVAPPAPAERTVPEAPIGSAASMAHSSHKSVVREYAEAIIIAMLLAFAIRVFVVQAFKIPSGSMIPTLLVGDHILVSKLSYGLQWPTDCKFQPGFPPITCYSSRTVIPFGSIQRGDIIVFRFPEDEDKDFIKRVIGLPGDTIQIRNKVVHVNGIPYEDRGFTQRIDPGVIDGHINPRDNFGPVTVPEDAYFVMGDNRDQSLDSRFWGYVRTEKVRGKAFRIYWSWSGQGSWTEWVRWERFGKAIR
- the rfaE1 gene encoding D-glycero-beta-D-manno-heptose-7-phosphate kinase produces the protein MGTIRKSHSVGRATPSPAQPSRPGFDQDALAACVRRFPGASVLVIGDLILDHYVWGRVSRISPEAPVPVVHVESESLKLGGAANVFNNILALGGQADLCGVIGADESGRLLLKELGGRRQHRGGVVIDQDRPTTRKTRVVAHNQQIVRYDIERRNELSKTLQRRILRYVESRLKELSCLVVSDYAKGVVTTSLMAELTRLARQRKIPIVVDPKVEHFSFYKGVTVVTPNHLEATQATGVHGEDDQAINQAGTILHQRLGCDAVLVTRGERGMSLYQGHGDQWHIPTRARQVFDVTGAGDTVVGTLALALSTGAPIRDAAILANQAAGVVVGMVGTATVTAPQLIDALGQA
- the kdsB gene encoding 3-deoxy-manno-octulosonate cytidylyltransferase; the encoded protein is MPWDRPDMGRSVTLVIPARYGSSRFPGKPLVDLLGKPMIQHVYEQAQACRAVSDVLVATDDERIKTAVEGFGGRVIMMTEPYRTGTDRVAAVAAARGGDCFIDLQGDEILLHPDLITDLVEPFLASEALMGTLKRRIDSDEDLHNPGVVKVTTDQEGYALYFSRAPIPLVRDDPRHAAAPGLHFIHLGLYIYTRDTLLRLASLPTGVLEDAEKLEQLRALEHGIRIRVWETSHASLRIDSPSDVPGALEQLRSRAGVAGVVPQ
- a CDS encoding CTP synthase, which translates into the protein MSKLIFVTGGVVSSLGKGLASASIGNLLESRGLKITFLKLDPYINVDPGTMNPYQHGEVYVTEDGAETDLDLGHYERYTSLTLSRENNYTTGRIYHSVITKERRGDYLGGTVQVVPHVTDEIKQCIMRTSQGMDVTIVEIGGTVGDIESLPFLEAIRQIPYDVGRDNVLYVHLTLVPYIGAAGELKTKPTQHSVNKLREIGIQPNILLCRTDRYLPPELKAKIAMFCNVEKDAVITAKDVETIYEVPIVFRKEGLDELIVRQLKLETGPPNLREWDAMVQKIKHPKHEVSIALVGKYAGLKECYKSLAEALVHGGIDHETRVNIAWIESEDVERQGTERILRECDGILIPGGFGARGIEGKIITIRYAREHQIPFLGLCLGMQCATIEFARHVAGLAGANSAEFDERSPHPVIHLMSDQQSVNEKGGTMRLGAYTCQLGEGTLAQKMYGVSEVRERHRHRYEFNNAYREQLTAKGLVLSGLSPDGRLVEIVELQNHPWFLATQFHPEYKSRPHHPHPLFSGFVGAALRRKCGH